A window from Cryptomeria japonica chromosome 1, Sugi_1.0, whole genome shotgun sequence encodes these proteins:
- the LOC131073496 gene encoding uncharacterized protein LOC131073496 codes for MANREGSTVGSASGFGPLVDACPSWYVGTRPKGARDKAWKYAFERTKSGLLTNVVDRARQVVEDQIKEWKQYGCTIFSDGWIDGKNHTIINFLVACKNNMVFLKSMDASNKVNNAETLALMLEQIVMKVGVENVMQIITDNVATYVAAGRILPEKPPLFFEHLV; via the exons ATGGCAAATAGAGAAGGTTCTACAGTTGGTTCAGCTTCAGGTTTTGGTCCGTTAGTAGATGCATGCCCATCTTGGTATGTAGGCACTCGTCCTAAAGGTGCTAGAGACAAGGCTTGGAAGTATGCCTTTGAAAGAACGAAATCTGG gttgctcacaaatgTAGTTGATAGGGCAAGACAAGTGGTGGAAGACCAAATAAAAGAATGGAAACAATATGGCTGCACTATTTTTTCTGATGGGTGGATagatggcaaaaaccacaccatcattaattttttggttgcttgcaagaATAATATGGTGTTTTTGAAATCAAtggatgcctccaacaaggtgaacaaTGCTGAAACTTTGGCTCTAATGTTGGAGCAAATTGTCATGAAGGTGGGAGTTGAAAATGTGATGCAAATAATAACTGATAATGTAGCAACATATGTGGCAGCAGGTAGAATCCTTCCAGAGAAACCTCCACTCTTTTTTGAACACCTTGTGTAG